The nucleotide window AAGCCCCCAAGGTGGTATGATCTTGATGTGATCGTTTAATATAAAGAACGATGTCAAGAATAGACTTCTGATTCATAAGTTAGCTAGCTTGACAGAgtaaagaaatagagagagaaaatgaCGAAATCCGTCCTAACTATTTAGGGTTAGGAGAATATTATGTGTAAAATaaatctttaaaaataatttttgttcGAATATCATTATGAGCATGTAGATTGATGgtttttatcattttctaatGAGGATATCATATGTCGAGTtctaattataaattaatattttttctatcaccgATTATGATGCCTTATTATGGGCATTAATTAAGAACATTAGAATGTAACATAACTAttaataagaaaattaaatacaCATTAATCATCAATTGTGGTCGTGCCGGAGTGGTTATCGGGCATGACTAGAAATCATGTGGGCTCTGCCCGCGCAGGTTCGAATCCTGCCGACCACGTTTTTATTACACtttgtttttttcattttatctttTCCTCATTgtacaatatatttttatatatcattTTTCTTATTTGAACATATCTTTTTTTATTGGGTAAAAGTTTTTAGACTTATTTTCAAGTTCTCTTTCTAACGAGGCTTCTTAATTGTTATTTCCTTTCTCCTTTTCTAATTTACAATATAATTTCTTTCTTTTGTGTCGCTTATTTGGcatttacacacacacacacatatatatatatatatatcacaataatttttttctttctttgttacattttattttttttttcattttatctttTCCTCGTTgcacaatatatttttttcttctttgaacaTATCTTTTTTATTGGGTAAAAGTTTTTAGACTTATTTTCAAGTTCTCTTCTTAACGAGACTTCTTGATTgtcattttctttctcctttttcaatttataatataatttatttctttTGTATCGCTTATTTGGCAtttacacaatatatatatatcacaataatttttttttgcatttgatTTTTGCAAAAGTTTGGAGACTAATTTTTAAATCACTCTTTTTGACAAGATTGATTGTTTGTATTTCAATTCATTAGGTAAAAAGTTTGGAAACTTCTTTTTCTAGTTTCTCCTTCTAAATGGGACTTATTTAAATTCATTGTTCGCAATCAATGTTTGTGAGAATCTAAGTTaagtgatatttttttttctcttgtattTTCCaagttgatcaaaatatttttattttattgtttgaaaaatatatttttgtattCGGTAAAAGTTTTTAGACTTCTTTTTAAGGTCTCTTTGTATCGAGGCTTCTTGAATTTCTCTCCTTTATTTTTGTATAGATTATCATTTTCTTTATCCTTTTACAATTTGCAAGCTAATTTCTTTCTTTTGGAACTATTATTTAGCATTTACACATTTAGTCGATTTTGTATTTATATATGACAATATATTTTTTTGCATTTTACAAGGGGTTGGAGACTAATTTTTAAATCACTCTTTTTGGCGATATTGATTGTTCGCATTTAAATTCATTAGGTAAAATTTTGGAAACTTCTATTTCTAATTTCTTTGTCTAAATGAGACTTGTTAGATTCATTTTTTACAATTAATGTTTGTAAAAATCTAACTTAATTCAGACTAGATTAAAATCGATTTAGTTTAACATCGTATACCATTTAACTAGTTCAATCTACCTCAATTTTGATACGTATTCGATGGATTCTAGTTGTGAACTCCAAAGTAATTTAGATTTAATCGCAATATTTTCTCAAGAACATTATAATTTGATTGCGAGTAAAAGCATGGGGTATGTCTAACAAAACTCAATGTTTAAATATATTAGTTAAATTAGAGATGATtagtgataggggtaataatggcgacatgacgtgtcacgacgtcgGCCTCACCTGGGTGCCACTCTGtccgaggaggagggcaataatgctgactcAACATGCGCTGATGtcatccgctctcagacaacgacttcatcgttgtctgaccccgcgcgcttgaccgaggcagaggaggacgacgaccgaagctcgcccataccctgcggcagttcggttcccCACGCAACGTCAATGACAATGTCAGACgccgtcagaggtacgatcctgcctcccgcaggcaggcacatcaggtaacactaaaccgccctataaatacccccgagttctaaacgaaagggGAGGAGACTTCTTCACTAAAAAACTCCTTCCACAtcttctaacttgatcgttggaggggtcgggccgagcttccgacccgacctgtgcgcAGGTACAAGGGCGAGGTTGCATCTTCCCAACACCGCGGAAAAGCCTTACTCCCCACGCAACGTCCCGCCCGGGCCATCGCAACCAGCCACCCCAGCTGTCCCGAGGAACGCCACGCCAGATCCCtgcgcattcggacccgaaccaagccgcgtcggccccgaggccacggcatacagttgtttcCCGCAACAATTAGCATGTCTAATGGTAGTATATGTTAGGGTTTTTGTCGTAAGATAGATGATCATAATTATTGGAAGAGTGTTTGAGGGAATTAGAGTTAGAGATTCAAGACGACAACCCAAATAATCCATGCATTAGTGTGTACTTAATTATGTATCAAATCCGGGCATCTTGAAGCCATCAATGATTTCTTCGTCAATTCAAATATCTTCCTTTAATATAATACTAAGATATTAGTTATGTGTTGCTAAGATGTTAATCACGTATTTGATAAAATGTCAATCACTTATTACTATAGTGTCTACAATAAGTTATTAAGTATGATCTATAGTTCCTCGTTAAGGCATAAATTAACTTatttggagatatatatatatatataattaacttaTTTGGAGATATATAGTTAACTTATTTGGAGATATatagttaattatatatatatatatataattaacttaTTAGGTATGATCTATAGTTCCTCGTTAAGGCATAAATTAACTTatttggagatatatatatatatatatatatatatatatatatatataattaggctAATTATAGTTTATTccctataaaagtgaaacatgtaattttatttatcctaacacTATTGGTTTTATCGACGAAAGTACAAAATACGATaggtaaaataataattttaacattctagTTATGTTTTCAATGGTGACATCATTGGGAGCTATGAGTGACTATTGTTTATGAAGAGGTAGAGCAAATGACAAGAATGAGacaaaggaaggagaaagaggatAACACAAATGCTGACGCTATGCTTCTGCGCTAGTACCGCTCAACATCTGTATCGACATTGATGTAGATGCAAAATGACACCACCTTCCTCACATCATTGTCGGTGCTAATATACATGCAGAGATCTCATTTTGTACTTGCATCTATATTTGTACTAACATAGATGTTAAGCGATACTTTGCATCTGCATTTGTGTCAACACTGATGCAGATGCCAAGTGGCTTTTTCATCGTTTTGTATTTACATTGATGTTGATATAGTTGCTGAGCAATGTCGATATAGATACATAACATCAAGTTGCTGAGCCATTGCTCACCTTCCTCATCTACAACAGTTACccataacctccaatggcatcgtcaatcgtcatcatcaaaaatataattaaaatattaaaattatttttttactcattatttttatgctttcgtcgataaaatcgatgatattatgataaataaagttAAATGAGCATTAATACTGGTCAGAAGTATTTAAGTTCATATTACTCTTACGCAGTTTCAATCCCCAATCAAAGGGTTAGGCCATCGTATGATAATGAAATCAAGCTTATTTCTTACTGAAGATATTAAATAACATAAAAATCATTTATTCGAATCATGAAAGTTCCAATCACGTCTTCACCACCGACCACCCTCTGATGCTTGCTACACCCTCACATCAGCTACGCAGTCCGACACGTGGCTCGAGAAGGGGTACAGACAAAGCTGGACGACGAACGCTCCCTCCGTCTCCTTCCCAAACTCATAAGCCTCCTCCATCAAACGCTTGCCTAGATCATAGCTTACAATCTTCCCCGGCAGCCACAAGTAGATCATCTCTCTCTGTGGATGGAATCCCAGGAACTTGAACTGGTTGATTGGCAGTGAAGAGAAGATAGAGGAACGGCTCGTTTCAGGACACCGTTGCACCAGCTTTTGAGTGCCGATGACATGTCTCAGCAGCCAGTGATCACCCCCATTGGGATCTCCAAGCACCCAAATCTTTAGCTGATCGCCAGCCCTGTGGGAGTAGCAAAGACGGCCGCTGGATCTGCCGACGCGCCCTTCCTGCTTCGTGGCCTCCGGCAACTCGATCTTGCGGCAGGCCATGGTGGTGAGGTCGATCCCGACGACTTGATCTGGATAGGCGAGGATGTAGAGGACGCCGTCGAAGTAGCGAATGGTGGTGGACATGGCGTCGGAGGGGAGTCCCCATTGCACCTGGTGCTCGACCCAACTCCTCCTATGCGACGCGAATACCTCTATCTTCGCCCCCTGCGCTAGCCAGCCGGTGAAGGAGACGACCCTGTACTCCGCAGAGTGGCACGGGTCGAAGGCCAGTATTGAGAGTTGGCTCCTCCTGCGGGGCTTCGGGAGCTCGATCCACCTTCTTGTCGTCGGGTTCGCGACGTGA belongs to Musa acuminata AAA Group cultivar baxijiao chromosome BXJ1-11, Cavendish_Baxijiao_AAA, whole genome shotgun sequence and includes:
- the LOC135596641 gene encoding uncharacterized protein LOC135596641, with the protein product MHAFHRQARFPLAMYSSSTSSTCASLGVGDPTGLSDDLLMDILVRLPLRSLIRCNSVCRSWRRLISDGGGYLQTRLPLIASAIFYRCGVAEIDDKPSLGSTLHVANPTTRRWIELPKPRRRSQLSILAFDPCHSAEYRVVSFTGWLAQGAKIEVFASHRRSWVEHQVQWGLPSDAMSTTIRYFDGVLYILAYPDQVVGIDLTTMACRKIELPEATKQEGRVGRSSGRLCYSHRAGDQLKIWVLGDPNGGDHWLLRHVIGTQKLVQRCPETSRSSIFSSLPINQFKFLGFHPQREMIYLWLPGKIVSYDLGKRLMEEAYEFGKETEGAFVVQLCLYPFSSHVSDCVADVRV